In Ascaphus truei isolate aAscTru1 chromosome 12, aAscTru1.hap1, whole genome shotgun sequence, the following are encoded in one genomic region:
- the SIRT3 gene encoding NAD-dependent protein deacetylase sirtuin-3, mitochondrial isoform X1 codes for MTLTSDDLLFGIIRQVLLGSVTQQRVTARGGRAFCWGGSPKPLLPYFCCNCSKVPSCCLKGEGRLHKSQSRVPAGGGGGGSGNTSLSLQDVVLRIQGGLCRRVLVMVGAGISTDSGIPDFRSPSSGLYSRLQEYSLPYPEAIFDLSFFLKDPRPFLRLSHELLPGRHRPNPAHHFLRLLHDKGVLLRLYTQNIDGLERVAGVPLEKLVEAHGSFASATCTTCLKSYPGETFQDAVLESQVPRCSSCGGLIKPDIVFFGEQLPPRFLLHLADFPRADLLLIIGTSLEVEPFASLAYSVSGSTPRVLINREPVGPFLRGVRGSDVMELGEVTAGVRRFVRLLGWEHDLEELERGCKMSLSLQDGI; via the exons ATGACACTGACAAGTGACGACCTTCTATTCGGGATTATACG GCAGGTGCTCTTGGGGTCTGTAACTCAGCAGCGGGTGACAG CGAGAGGGGGACGCGCCTTCTGCTGGGGAGGGAGCCCCAAACCGCTGCTGCCCTACTTCTGCTGTAACTGCTCTAAAGTACCCTCCTGCTGCCTCAAAGGAGAGGGACGTTTACATAAAAG CCAGAGCAGGGTCcccgctgggggagggggaggtggcaGCGGGAATACTAGTCTCTCTCTCCAAGATGTGGTGCTCAGGATACAGGGGGGGCTGTGTCGGCGGGTGCTGGTTATGGTGGGAGCTGGTATCAGCACCGACAGTGGGATCCCAGACTTCAG ATCTCCCTCTAGTGGGCTGTACAGTAGGCTGCAGGAATACTCCCTCCCTTACCCGGAAGCCATCTTCGATCTAAGCTTCTTCCTCAAGGACCCCCGTCCATTCCTGCGCCTTTCCCACGAGCTCCTGCCTGGGCGCCACCGACCCAACCCCGCGCATCACTTCCTGCGCCTCCTGCACGACAAGGGGGTGCTCCTGCGCCTCTACACGCAGAACATCGATGGGCTGGAGAGGG TGGCCGGGGTCCCTCTGGAGAAGTTAGTGGAAGCTCACGGCTCCTTCGCATCAGCCACGTGTACCACATGCCTCAAATCTTACCCAGGAGAGACCTTCCAG GACGCCGTGTTGGAGTCCCAGGTCCCTCGCTGCTCGTCCTGTGGGGGTCTCATTAAGCCTGACATTGTGTTTTTTGGGGAGCAACTGCCTCCTCGCTTCCTCCTGCACCTGGCAGACTTCCCCCGAGCAGATCTCCTGCTCATCATCGGGACATCGCTGGAG GTGGAACCCTTCGCCAGTCTGGCGTACTCAGTCAGCGGGTCAACGCCCCGGGTCCTGATTAATCGCGAGCCCGTGGGCCCTTTCCTTCGTGGAGTCAGGGGGTCTGACGTGATGGAGCTAGGGGAGGTGACCGCTGGAGTCAGGCGCTTTGTACGACTCCTGGGATGGGAGCACGATCTGGAGGAGCTAGAGAGAGGATGCAAG ATGTCTCTTTCTTTGCAGGATGGGATCTGA
- the SIRT3 gene encoding NAD-dependent protein deacetylase sirtuin-3, mitochondrial isoform X4 yields MTLTSDDLLFGIIRQVLLGSVTQQRVTARGGRAFCWGGSPKPLLPYFCCNCSKVPSCCLKGEGRLHKRSPSSGLYSRLQEYSLPYPEAIFDLSFFLKDPRPFLRLSHELLPGRHRPNPAHHFLRLLHDKGVLLRLYTQNIDGLERVAGVPLEKLVEAHGSFASATCTTCLKSYPGETFQDAVLESQVPRCSSCGGLIKPDIVFFGEQLPPRFLLHLADFPRADLLLIIGTSLEVEPFASLAYSVSGSTPRVLINREPVGPFLRGVRGSDVMELGEVTAGVRRFVRLLGWEHDLEELERGCKMSLSLQDGI; encoded by the exons ATGACACTGACAAGTGACGACCTTCTATTCGGGATTATACG GCAGGTGCTCTTGGGGTCTGTAACTCAGCAGCGGGTGACAG CGAGAGGGGGACGCGCCTTCTGCTGGGGAGGGAGCCCCAAACCGCTGCTGCCCTACTTCTGCTGTAACTGCTCTAAAGTACCCTCCTGCTGCCTCAAAGGAGAGGGACGTTTACATAAAAG ATCTCCCTCTAGTGGGCTGTACAGTAGGCTGCAGGAATACTCCCTCCCTTACCCGGAAGCCATCTTCGATCTAAGCTTCTTCCTCAAGGACCCCCGTCCATTCCTGCGCCTTTCCCACGAGCTCCTGCCTGGGCGCCACCGACCCAACCCCGCGCATCACTTCCTGCGCCTCCTGCACGACAAGGGGGTGCTCCTGCGCCTCTACACGCAGAACATCGATGGGCTGGAGAGGG TGGCCGGGGTCCCTCTGGAGAAGTTAGTGGAAGCTCACGGCTCCTTCGCATCAGCCACGTGTACCACATGCCTCAAATCTTACCCAGGAGAGACCTTCCAG GACGCCGTGTTGGAGTCCCAGGTCCCTCGCTGCTCGTCCTGTGGGGGTCTCATTAAGCCTGACATTGTGTTTTTTGGGGAGCAACTGCCTCCTCGCTTCCTCCTGCACCTGGCAGACTTCCCCCGAGCAGATCTCCTGCTCATCATCGGGACATCGCTGGAG GTGGAACCCTTCGCCAGTCTGGCGTACTCAGTCAGCGGGTCAACGCCCCGGGTCCTGATTAATCGCGAGCCCGTGGGCCCTTTCCTTCGTGGAGTCAGGGGGTCTGACGTGATGGAGCTAGGGGAGGTGACCGCTGGAGTCAGGCGCTTTGTACGACTCCTGGGATGGGAGCACGATCTGGAGGAGCTAGAGAGAGGATGCAAG ATGTCTCTTTCTTTGCAGGATGGGATCTGA
- the SIRT3 gene encoding NAD-dependent protein deacetylase sirtuin-3, mitochondrial isoform X5: MVGAGISTDSGIPDFRSPSSGLYSRLQEYSLPYPEAIFDLSFFLKDPRPFLRLSHELLPGRHRPNPAHHFLRLLHDKGVLLRLYTQNIDGLERVAGVPLEKLVEAHGSFASATCTTCLKSYPGETFQDAVLESQVPRCSSCGGLIKPDIVFFGEQLPPRFLLHLADFPRADLLLIIGTSLEVEPFASLAYSVSGSTPRVLINREPVGPFLRGVRGSDVMELGEVTAGVRRFVRLLGWEHDLEELERGCKMSLSLQDGI, from the exons ATGGTGGGAGCTGGTATCAGCACCGACAGTGGGATCCCAGACTTCAG ATCTCCCTCTAGTGGGCTGTACAGTAGGCTGCAGGAATACTCCCTCCCTTACCCGGAAGCCATCTTCGATCTAAGCTTCTTCCTCAAGGACCCCCGTCCATTCCTGCGCCTTTCCCACGAGCTCCTGCCTGGGCGCCACCGACCCAACCCCGCGCATCACTTCCTGCGCCTCCTGCACGACAAGGGGGTGCTCCTGCGCCTCTACACGCAGAACATCGATGGGCTGGAGAGGG TGGCCGGGGTCCCTCTGGAGAAGTTAGTGGAAGCTCACGGCTCCTTCGCATCAGCCACGTGTACCACATGCCTCAAATCTTACCCAGGAGAGACCTTCCAG GACGCCGTGTTGGAGTCCCAGGTCCCTCGCTGCTCGTCCTGTGGGGGTCTCATTAAGCCTGACATTGTGTTTTTTGGGGAGCAACTGCCTCCTCGCTTCCTCCTGCACCTGGCAGACTTCCCCCGAGCAGATCTCCTGCTCATCATCGGGACATCGCTGGAG GTGGAACCCTTCGCCAGTCTGGCGTACTCAGTCAGCGGGTCAACGCCCCGGGTCCTGATTAATCGCGAGCCCGTGGGCCCTTTCCTTCGTGGAGTCAGGGGGTCTGACGTGATGGAGCTAGGGGAGGTGACCGCTGGAGTCAGGCGCTTTGTACGACTCCTGGGATGGGAGCACGATCTGGAGGAGCTAGAGAGAGGATGCAAG ATGTCTCTTTCTTTGCAGGATGGGATCTGA
- the SIRT3 gene encoding NAD-dependent protein deacetylase sirtuin-3, mitochondrial isoform X2, which yields MTLTSDDLLFGIIRQVLLGSVTQQRVTARGGRAFCWGGSPKPLLPYFCCNCSKVPSCCLKGEGRLHKSQSRVPAGGGGGGSGNTSLSLQDVVLRIQGGLCRRVLVMVGAGISTDSGIPDFRSPSSGLYSRLQEYSLPYPEAIFDLSFFLKDPRPFLRLSHELLPGRHRPNPAHHFLRLLHDKGVLLRLYTQNIDGLERVAGVPLEKLVEAHGSFASATCTTCLKSYPGETFQDAVLESQVPRCSSCGGLIKPDIVFFGEQLPPRFLLHLADFPRADLLLIIGTSLEVEPFASLAYSVSGSTPRVLINREPVGPFLRGVRGSDVMELGEVTAGVRRFVRLLGWEHDLEELERGCKDGI from the exons ATGACACTGACAAGTGACGACCTTCTATTCGGGATTATACG GCAGGTGCTCTTGGGGTCTGTAACTCAGCAGCGGGTGACAG CGAGAGGGGGACGCGCCTTCTGCTGGGGAGGGAGCCCCAAACCGCTGCTGCCCTACTTCTGCTGTAACTGCTCTAAAGTACCCTCCTGCTGCCTCAAAGGAGAGGGACGTTTACATAAAAG CCAGAGCAGGGTCcccgctgggggagggggaggtggcaGCGGGAATACTAGTCTCTCTCTCCAAGATGTGGTGCTCAGGATACAGGGGGGGCTGTGTCGGCGGGTGCTGGTTATGGTGGGAGCTGGTATCAGCACCGACAGTGGGATCCCAGACTTCAG ATCTCCCTCTAGTGGGCTGTACAGTAGGCTGCAGGAATACTCCCTCCCTTACCCGGAAGCCATCTTCGATCTAAGCTTCTTCCTCAAGGACCCCCGTCCATTCCTGCGCCTTTCCCACGAGCTCCTGCCTGGGCGCCACCGACCCAACCCCGCGCATCACTTCCTGCGCCTCCTGCACGACAAGGGGGTGCTCCTGCGCCTCTACACGCAGAACATCGATGGGCTGGAGAGGG TGGCCGGGGTCCCTCTGGAGAAGTTAGTGGAAGCTCACGGCTCCTTCGCATCAGCCACGTGTACCACATGCCTCAAATCTTACCCAGGAGAGACCTTCCAG GACGCCGTGTTGGAGTCCCAGGTCCCTCGCTGCTCGTCCTGTGGGGGTCTCATTAAGCCTGACATTGTGTTTTTTGGGGAGCAACTGCCTCCTCGCTTCCTCCTGCACCTGGCAGACTTCCCCCGAGCAGATCTCCTGCTCATCATCGGGACATCGCTGGAG GTGGAACCCTTCGCCAGTCTGGCGTACTCAGTCAGCGGGTCAACGCCCCGGGTCCTGATTAATCGCGAGCCCGTGGGCCCTTTCCTTCGTGGAGTCAGGGGGTCTGACGTGATGGAGCTAGGGGAGGTGACCGCTGGAGTCAGGCGCTTTGTACGACTCCTGGGATGGGAGCACGATCTGGAGGAGCTAGAGAGAGGATGCAAG GATGGGATCTGA
- the SIRT3 gene encoding NAD-dependent protein deacetylase sirtuin-3, mitochondrial isoform X3 has translation MTLTSDDLLFGIIRQVLLGSVTQQRVTARGGRAFCWGGSPKPLLPYFCCNCSKVPSCCLKGEGRLHKSQSRVPAGGGGGGSGNTSLSLQDVVLRIQGGLCRRVLVMVGAGISTDSGIPDFRSPSSGLYSRLQEYSLPYPEAIFDLSFFLKDPRPFLRLSHELLPGRHRPNPAHHFLRLLHDKGVLLRLYTQNIDGLERVAGVPLEKLVEAHGSFASATCTTCLKSYPGETFQDAVLESQVPRCSSCGGLIKPDIVFFGEQLPPRFLLHLADFPRADLLLIIGTSLEVRETQAETQGRETNVGEGETDRHQRVR, from the exons ATGACACTGACAAGTGACGACCTTCTATTCGGGATTATACG GCAGGTGCTCTTGGGGTCTGTAACTCAGCAGCGGGTGACAG CGAGAGGGGGACGCGCCTTCTGCTGGGGAGGGAGCCCCAAACCGCTGCTGCCCTACTTCTGCTGTAACTGCTCTAAAGTACCCTCCTGCTGCCTCAAAGGAGAGGGACGTTTACATAAAAG CCAGAGCAGGGTCcccgctgggggagggggaggtggcaGCGGGAATACTAGTCTCTCTCTCCAAGATGTGGTGCTCAGGATACAGGGGGGGCTGTGTCGGCGGGTGCTGGTTATGGTGGGAGCTGGTATCAGCACCGACAGTGGGATCCCAGACTTCAG ATCTCCCTCTAGTGGGCTGTACAGTAGGCTGCAGGAATACTCCCTCCCTTACCCGGAAGCCATCTTCGATCTAAGCTTCTTCCTCAAGGACCCCCGTCCATTCCTGCGCCTTTCCCACGAGCTCCTGCCTGGGCGCCACCGACCCAACCCCGCGCATCACTTCCTGCGCCTCCTGCACGACAAGGGGGTGCTCCTGCGCCTCTACACGCAGAACATCGATGGGCTGGAGAGGG TGGCCGGGGTCCCTCTGGAGAAGTTAGTGGAAGCTCACGGCTCCTTCGCATCAGCCACGTGTACCACATGCCTCAAATCTTACCCAGGAGAGACCTTCCAG GACGCCGTGTTGGAGTCCCAGGTCCCTCGCTGCTCGTCCTGTGGGGGTCTCATTAAGCCTGACATTGTGTTTTTTGGGGAGCAACTGCCTCCTCGCTTCCTCCTGCACCTGGCAGACTTCCCCCGAGCAGATCTCCTGCTCATCATCGGGACATCGCTGGAGGTGAGAGAGACGCAGGccgagacgcaggggagagagacaaacgtaggagagggtgagacagacagacaccagAGAGTGAGatag